Proteins from one Hydrogenophaga sp. SL48 genomic window:
- a CDS encoding lipoprotein insertase outer membrane protein LolB: MILATAWRAMRRGCAVGACGAALLLVACATPAPTASLDGAPYWNGRLALTVDSDPPQSFSAGFDLRGTPQTGELQLNSPLGTALATVRWTPEGAELLQGDKITRRPTLDTLTTELGGHALPVAALFAWLRGHGASVNGWQADLSRQASGRIVARRTQPLPTAELRIVFQP; the protein is encoded by the coding sequence ATGATCCTGGCGACCGCCTGGCGCGCCATGCGGCGCGGATGTGCCGTGGGAGCATGTGGCGCCGCCTTGCTGCTCGTTGCGTGTGCCACACCCGCACCGACCGCATCCCTCGACGGAGCACCCTACTGGAATGGCCGTCTGGCCCTCACCGTGGACAGCGATCCACCCCAATCTTTTTCGGCGGGTTTTGACCTGCGTGGAACGCCCCAGACGGGGGAGCTGCAGCTCAACTCCCCCTTGGGCACCGCGCTGGCCACCGTTCGCTGGACACCCGAAGGCGCAGAGCTGCTCCAGGGCGACAAAATCACCAGGCGCCCGACACTGGACACCTTGACCACCGAGCTGGGCGGCCATGCACTGCCCGTGGCAGCCCTGTTTGCCTGGCTGCGCGGACACGGTGCGTCGGTCAACGGCTGGCAGGCAGACCTCTCCCGACAAGCCTCCGGGCGCATCGTCGCCAGACGAACACAGCCGCTCCCGACGGCCGAATTGCGCATCGTGTTCCAACCATG